One Brachybacterium aquaticum genomic region harbors:
- a CDS encoding Gfo/Idh/MocA family protein: MSEKNVRLGIIGLGAQGGMYAGVISEGKVEGMTLGAIADIDPAKKEVAAEKYPGIPFYDDYIAMLDSGDVDAVVTTVPHFLHSEMTITAIGNGVHTLTEKPAGVYTKQVDEMNEFAAAHPATTFAIMFNQRTNPVYMDLKALISSGELGKLRHTSWIITTWWRPQAYYDQSAWRATWGGEGGGVLVNQAPHQLDLWQWLAGTPKKVFAKLVFGFQRDIATEDEVNAVVDFGEGATGHFLTCTNDIIGTDRLEFLFDKGKVVVEDSKKVTITRLKQDERSLSDGMSAEDVGRLFMGKIDTADLYETEVKEYESVWGQQHIDVLTNFAAHILDGTPLIADGDEGINGVRLASGMQLSAWTGREIDLVDYPADEYLAELNKRIEAEGKFPTRS, from the coding sequence ATGTCGGAGAAGAACGTCCGTCTCGGCATCATCGGCCTCGGCGCCCAGGGCGGCATGTACGCCGGCGTCATCAGCGAGGGCAAGGTCGAGGGCATGACCCTCGGCGCCATCGCGGACATCGACCCCGCGAAGAAGGAGGTGGCGGCCGAGAAGTACCCCGGCATCCCCTTCTACGACGACTACATCGCGATGCTCGACTCCGGCGACGTCGACGCCGTGGTCACCACGGTCCCCCACTTCCTGCACTCGGAGATGACGATCACTGCAATCGGCAATGGCGTCCACACCCTCACCGAGAAGCCCGCGGGCGTGTACACCAAGCAGGTCGACGAGATGAACGAGTTCGCGGCCGCGCATCCCGCGACCACCTTCGCGATCATGTTCAACCAGCGCACCAACCCCGTGTACATGGACCTCAAGGCGCTGATCTCCTCCGGCGAGCTCGGCAAGCTGCGCCACACCTCCTGGATCATCACGACCTGGTGGCGTCCGCAGGCCTACTACGACCAGTCGGCCTGGCGCGCCACCTGGGGCGGCGAGGGCGGCGGCGTCCTGGTCAACCAGGCGCCCCATCAGCTGGACCTGTGGCAGTGGCTCGCCGGCACCCCGAAGAAGGTCTTCGCGAAGCTCGTCTTCGGCTTCCAGCGCGACATCGCCACCGAGGACGAGGTCAACGCGGTCGTGGACTTCGGCGAGGGCGCCACCGGTCACTTCCTGACCTGCACTAACGACATCATCGGCACCGACCGCCTCGAGTTCCTCTTCGACAAGGGCAAGGTCGTCGTCGAGGACTCGAAGAAGGTCACCATCACCCGCCTGAAGCAGGACGAGCGCTCGCTCTCGGACGGCATGTCCGCCGAGGACGTAGGCCGCCTGTTCATGGGCAAGATCGACACCGCCGACCTCTACGAGACCGAGGTCAAGGAGTACGAGTCGGTCTGGGGCCAGCAGCACATCGACGTCCTGACCAACTTCGCCGCCCACATTCTCGACGGCACCCCGCTGATCGCGGACGGCGACGAGGGCATCAACGGCGTGCGTCTGGCCTCCGGCATGCAGCTGTCGGCCTGGACCGGTCGCGAGATCGACCTCGTGGACTACCCGGCCGACGAGTACCTGGCCGAGCTGAACAAGCGCATCGAGGCCGAGGGCAAGTTCCCCACCCGCTCCTGA
- a CDS encoding MFS transporter, with amino-acid sequence MFGDWGNDFTFILQSTFFLIFYTNVMGISAAHVGFLLFFARILDAFTDVGAGRLIDVMKPGRSGRFKPWLLRICVPVAVAAVLMFSPFLADAEYGARLAWMIVTYILWGSICYTLINIPYGSMASVISNKPGERASLSVFRSLGATLANLVISVVLPLIVFVQVDGQSQISGSRMFFAAAACAVLAVFCYLMCFANVEERIATPPKPKEERMGFGQLFGTLLTNRALTGLIAGALIMLMGMMLISPMITYVYNDYFNNGRMLSLVNLVGLLPTLLFVPLGAWLAKTFGKREVGVAGMVLALVSGILLFVLKTDNPYVFMVGYAVFMFGIAALNVLIWAFITDVIDYQEIRTGERNDATVYSLYSWARKLGQALAGGISGWALGWIGYQSGGVAGLIVATWYPLSKKRVEENVKILEERHEAAAETAPQD; translated from the coding sequence ATGTTCGGCGACTGGGGGAACGACTTCACGTTCATCCTGCAGTCGACGTTCTTCCTGATCTTCTACACCAATGTGATGGGCATCAGCGCCGCGCATGTCGGCTTCCTGCTGTTCTTCGCCCGCATCCTCGACGCGTTCACCGACGTCGGCGCGGGCCGCCTGATCGACGTCATGAAGCCGGGCCGCTCGGGTCGCTTCAAGCCCTGGCTGCTGCGGATCTGCGTGCCGGTCGCCGTGGCCGCCGTCCTCATGTTCTCCCCCTTCCTCGCGGATGCGGAGTACGGGGCGCGCCTGGCCTGGATGATCGTCACCTACATCCTGTGGGGCTCGATCTGCTACACCCTGATCAACATCCCCTACGGTTCGATGGCCTCGGTCATCTCCAACAAGCCCGGTGAGCGCGCCTCGCTGTCGGTGTTCCGCTCGCTCGGTGCGACCCTCGCGAACCTCGTGATCTCCGTGGTGCTGCCGCTGATCGTGTTCGTCCAGGTCGACGGCCAGTCCCAGATCTCCGGCAGCCGCATGTTCTTCGCCGCCGCGGCCTGCGCGGTCCTCGCGGTCTTCTGCTACCTCATGTGCTTCGCCAACGTCGAGGAGCGCATCGCGACCCCGCCGAAGCCCAAGGAGGAGCGCATGGGCTTCGGGCAGCTGTTCGGCACCCTGCTCACCAACCGCGCCCTGACCGGTCTGATCGCCGGCGCCCTGATCATGCTCATGGGCATGATGCTGATCAGCCCGATGATCACCTACGTCTACAACGACTACTTCAACAACGGCCGGATGCTGTCGCTGGTGAACCTCGTGGGCCTGCTGCCCACCCTGCTGTTCGTGCCGCTGGGCGCGTGGCTCGCCAAGACCTTCGGCAAGCGCGAGGTCGGCGTGGCCGGCATGGTCCTCGCCCTGGTCTCCGGCATCCTCCTGTTCGTCCTCAAGACCGACAACCCGTACGTCTTCATGGTCGGCTACGCCGTGTTCATGTTCGGCATCGCGGCGCTGAACGTCCTGATCTGGGCCTTCATCACCGACGTGATCGACTACCAGGAGATCCGCACCGGGGAGCGCAATGACGCCACCGTCTACTCGCTGTACTCCTGGGCCCGCAAGCTCGGCCAGGCCCTGGCCGGCGGCATCTCCGGCTGGGCGCTGGGCTGGATCGGCTACCAGTCCGGCGGCGTGGCCGGTCTGATCGTCGCCACGTGGTACCCGCTGTCCAAGAAGCGGGTCGAAGAGAACGTCAAGATCCTCGAGGAGCGTCATGAGGCGGCGGCCGAGACCGCTCCCCAGGACTGA
- a CDS encoding sugar phosphate isomerase/epimerase family protein, producing the protein MPVLGLQLMMLKDQINEKGMYEVLRQVRELDIDAVEVSQVEMTDELIDDLVRGKEDFGVETASMSASIAPGGNGFALETEFDRAVEACRKTGSRFLRIGMMPFGAMTSKEACEEWAASVEPYAARLKEEGITLCYHNHHVDLIQFDGERIFDIVRRVAPSLLFEVDLHWVQRGGMAPLDMLEAYAGACKLIHVKDFRIAPMPADAVKRFEAGEMDMKEFYGTFLSLSQFAEVGQGNMNWPALLPAAEKAGAEYFLIEQDDTYGRDPIDCIRESREYLKSIGY; encoded by the coding sequence ATGCCCGTCCTCGGACTCCAGCTCATGATGCTCAAGGACCAGATCAACGAGAAGGGGATGTACGAGGTCCTGCGCCAGGTGCGCGAGCTCGACATCGACGCCGTCGAGGTCTCCCAGGTGGAGATGACCGACGAGCTCATCGACGACCTCGTGCGCGGCAAGGAGGACTTCGGCGTCGAGACCGCGTCGATGAGCGCTTCGATCGCCCCCGGCGGCAACGGCTTCGCGCTCGAGACCGAGTTCGACCGCGCCGTCGAGGCGTGCCGGAAGACCGGCTCGCGCTTCCTGCGCATCGGCATGATGCCCTTCGGCGCCATGACCTCGAAGGAGGCCTGCGAGGAGTGGGCCGCGTCGGTCGAGCCCTACGCCGCCCGCCTCAAGGAGGAGGGCATCACGCTGTGCTACCACAACCACCACGTCGACCTCATCCAGTTCGACGGCGAGCGCATCTTCGACATCGTGCGCCGGGTCGCCCCCTCGCTGTTGTTCGAGGTGGACCTCCATTGGGTCCAGCGCGGCGGCATGGCGCCGCTGGACATGCTCGAGGCCTACGCCGGTGCCTGCAAGCTCATCCACGTCAAGGACTTCCGCATCGCCCCGATGCCTGCGGACGCCGTGAAGCGCTTCGAGGCGGGCGAGATGGACATGAAGGAGTTCTACGGCACCTTCCTGTCGCTGTCGCAGTTCGCCGAGGTGGGCCAGGGCAACATGAATTGGCCCGCGCTGCTGCCCGCCGCCGAGAAGGCCGGCGCCGAGTACTTCCTCATCGAGCAGGACGACACCTACGGCCGCGACCCGATCGACTGCATCCGCGAGTCCCGCGAGTACCTGAAGTCCATCGGGTACTGA
- a CDS encoding macrolide 2'-phosphotransferase, whose protein sequence is MAAILRAVPREALAMQREDAGLAVGNLWPRTVGIGHTGAMPMDPSPADLESLLHLAASHGLALDPASVRTEEVGLDFRVAFGRDAEGADWVLRIPRRPDVMGRAAVEGRLLNVLAPHLDVRVPDWRITAEDLIAYPLLPGEPGLTVSADGEVEWAIDMSSLPYADSLGTLVGRLHGMDPEEAARTGIEVRSPEEVRDGWRTDLGRVAEGFTIAPALRERWEAWIGEDSYWPDHSVLTHGELYPGHTLVVGEQISAVLDWTTAAVGDPARDLMFQRASAPAEAFEATLESYAAAGGRPWPRIGEHCAEMYSASPLAYGLFALETGQEEHRQAAAAALDPR, encoded by the coding sequence ATGGCCGCGATCCTACGCGCCGTGCCGCGGGAGGCCCTGGCCATGCAGCGGGAGGACGCTGGCCTCGCAGTGGGAAATCTCTGGCCGCGCACCGTGGGCATCGGCCACACTGGGGCGATGCCGATGGACCCCTCCCCCGCCGACCTCGAGTCCCTCCTGCACCTCGCCGCGTCGCACGGACTGGCCCTGGACCCCGCGAGCGTGCGCACCGAGGAGGTCGGCCTCGATTTCCGCGTCGCCTTCGGCCGGGACGCGGAGGGCGCCGACTGGGTGCTGCGCATCCCCCGCCGTCCCGACGTGATGGGTCGCGCGGCGGTCGAGGGCCGACTGCTGAACGTCCTCGCACCTCACCTCGACGTGCGGGTCCCCGACTGGCGGATCACCGCCGAGGATCTGATCGCCTACCCCCTGCTGCCCGGGGAGCCCGGCCTCACCGTCTCCGCCGACGGGGAGGTCGAGTGGGCGATCGACATGTCCTCCCTCCCCTACGCCGACTCCCTCGGCACCCTCGTGGGCAGGCTCCACGGCATGGATCCCGAGGAGGCGGCCCGGACCGGGATCGAGGTCCGCTCCCCCGAGGAGGTCCGCGACGGGTGGCGGACCGACCTCGGCCGCGTCGCGGAGGGGTTCACGATCGCACCGGCGCTGCGGGAGCGGTGGGAGGCCTGGATCGGCGAGGACTCCTACTGGCCGGACCACAGCGTTCTCACCCATGGTGAGCTCTACCCGGGGCACACCCTGGTCGTGGGCGAGCAGATCTCCGCGGTACTGGACTGGACCACCGCCGCCGTGGGCGACCCCGCCCGCGATCTGATGTTCCAGCGGGCGAGCGCCCCAGCGGAGGCGTTCGAGGCGACGCTGGAGTCCTATGCCGCGGCCGGAGGGAGGCCGTGGCCACGGATCGGCGAGCACTGCGCGGAGATGTACTCCGCGTCCCCGCTCGCCTACGGCCTCTTCGCCCTGGAGACCGGTCAGGAGGAGCATCGGCAGGCGGCGGCCGCCGCCCTGGATCCGCGATGA
- a CDS encoding aspartate-alanine antiporter-like transporter, with product MIDALAQLLADNLLLTLFLVIAAGAAFGAIPFGPLRFGAAGALRVGLVLGAVRRTGVTAWQLPRQANFTLRKFGLMLFLASVGLASGPAFISTAFTLTGLQAVALAVIVSIAGCGSFLLFSWLLGQSPARAAGGGT from the coding sequence GTGATCGACGCCCTCGCCCAGCTCCTGGCCGACAACCTCCTGCTGACCCTGTTCCTCGTCATCGCGGCCGGTGCCGCGTTCGGCGCCATCCCCTTCGGACCGCTGAGGTTCGGAGCGGCCGGCGCGCTGCGGGTCGGCTTGGTGCTCGGCGCCGTGCGACGCACCGGCGTGACCGCCTGGCAGCTGCCCCGTCAGGCCAACTTCACCCTGCGCAAGTTCGGGCTGATGCTATTCCTCGCCTCGGTGGGACTCGCCTCCGGACCCGCCTTCATCTCCACCGCGTTCACGCTCACGGGCCTGCAGGCCGTGGCGCTCGCGGTGATCGTCAGCATCGCCGGGTGCGGCTCGTTCCTGCTGTTCTCCTGGCTGCTCGGCCAGTCCCCCGCCCGGGCCGCCGGCGGCGGGACGTGA
- a CDS encoding transglycosylase family protein translates to MSKHSTHPQRTPRATALRRGFSRSAVTLAGGAVIASGMVAATTTSASAATGWDEVAACESGGDWSINTGNGYYGGLQFRQSTWEGYGGTQYAPRADQASKSQQIAVAERVLEGQGAGAWPVCGVALSGGANTSSAPAEQQQEAPAEEQAPAEEQQEAPAQEQEHAPGSRESEQQANRSTERQSSEPQGDWSCDGDGIADNCDENGFTKETEQKSEPKQESSSKESGAEQSESKTQSESKESSSQDAVAQPEKTQGATGSEATGDLSVAGTLEVDGKMGPKTITALQDWLNVEQTGEMDEETTLALQAWAKADQDGVIGPKTVAGLQHEIGATQNGSEEIDEDTVTVLQMFLNLY, encoded by the coding sequence TTGTCCAAGCACAGCACCCACCCCCAGCGCACCCCGCGGGCCACTGCCCTTCGCCGCGGGTTCTCCCGCTCCGCGGTCACCCTCGCCGGCGGCGCCGTGATCGCCTCAGGGATGGTCGCCGCGACCACCACCTCCGCCTCGGCCGCGACCGGCTGGGACGAGGTCGCCGCCTGCGAGTCCGGCGGCGACTGGTCCATCAACACCGGCAACGGCTACTACGGCGGCCTGCAGTTCCGGCAGTCCACCTGGGAGGGCTACGGCGGCACGCAATACGCGCCGCGCGCCGACCAGGCCTCCAAGAGCCAGCAGATCGCCGTGGCCGAGCGTGTGCTCGAGGGCCAGGGCGCGGGCGCCTGGCCCGTCTGCGGCGTCGCCCTGAGCGGCGGCGCGAACACCTCCTCCGCCCCGGCCGAGCAGCAGCAGGAGGCCCCGGCCGAGGAGCAGGCCCCCGCTGAGGAGCAGCAGGAGGCTCCCGCCCAGGAGCAGGAGCACGCCCCGGGCTCGCGCGAGTCCGAGCAGCAGGCGAACCGCTCCACCGAGCGTCAGAGCTCCGAGCCCCAGGGCGACTGGAGCTGCGACGGCGACGGCATCGCGGACAACTGCGACGAGAACGGCTTCACCAAGGAGACCGAGCAGAAGAGCGAGCCGAAGCAGGAGTCCTCCTCCAAGGAGTCCGGCGCGGAGCAGTCCGAGTCGAAGACGCAGTCCGAGTCGAAGGAGTCCTCCTCGCAGGACGCGGTCGCGCAGCCCGAGAAGACCCAGGGCGCCACGGGCTCGGAGGCCACCGGTGACCTCTCCGTCGCCGGCACCCTCGAGGTCGACGGGAAGATGGGCCCCAAGACCATCACCGCTCTCCAGGACTGGCTGAACGTGGAGCAGACCGGTGAGATGGACGAGGAGACCACCCTCGCCCTCCAGGCCTGGGCCAAGGCTGACCAGGACGGCGTGATCGGTCCGAAGACCGTCGCCGGCCTGCAGCACGAGATCGGCGCCACCCAGAACGGTTCCGAGGAGATCGACGAGGACACCGTCACGGTCCTCCAGATGTTCCTGAACCTCTACTGA
- a CDS encoding DNA/RNA non-specific endonuclease, which produces MAEERTDIATMRDWVRRWGRLHLADPNVTSVGVGIKETGGEPTGEVCIQFTVREKLAPAALEAAATRALPEKLRIQTVTVPTDVVERSFVPAHRVVPEAASDERTERLDPVRPGLSISHPTVSAGTLGAIVHDLRSGEPVMLSNWHVLHGPAGAIGDEVLQPGTHDDNSGDPRNVVGRLLRSHLGAAGDGALASLEHRGADPSILALEVVPEEIADPELGDRVVKSGRTTAVSHGVVSRVHVMVALDYGDGAGERSIGGFEIAPDPRREAEQNSLSDGGDSGAAWMLKSGNGRTSTVLGGIHFAGSDTPDGRERALANYASSLRDKLGFSLSPATAAARAAQEVAARGCDPDFLLHPVVPPELSQAHREDAARLDGEVLIPYTHFSLVQSASRRFARFVAWNIDGGRLRRIDRAGQRFRLDPRLPEEVQVGEDLYRGNDLDRGHIARRADLTWGTDAEARRANEDSFLFPNIAAQMARYNQSGRGGVWGQVENSLFEQVEVQQLRASVVGGPILAEHDREYRGVQIPGAFFKVVYYVVGEELRAQALLLAQDLTGLERLDLSSFSTYIVDLADLEERTGLAFAPAADGRSDSGAARTQAAGPVLLESADDIPW; this is translated from the coding sequence ATGGCGGAGGAGCGGACGGACATCGCGACGATGCGGGACTGGGTCCGCCGCTGGGGGCGGTTGCACCTGGCGGACCCCAACGTCACGTCCGTGGGCGTCGGGATCAAGGAGACCGGCGGAGAGCCCACCGGAGAGGTGTGCATCCAGTTCACGGTCCGGGAGAAGCTCGCCCCCGCCGCGCTCGAGGCGGCCGCGACCCGCGCCCTTCCCGAGAAGCTGCGGATCCAGACCGTCACCGTCCCCACCGACGTCGTCGAGCGCTCCTTCGTCCCGGCCCACCGGGTGGTGCCCGAGGCGGCGTCGGACGAGCGCACCGAGCGCCTGGACCCGGTGCGTCCCGGGCTCAGCATCTCCCACCCCACCGTCTCCGCCGGCACCCTCGGTGCGATCGTGCACGACCTGCGCAGCGGGGAGCCGGTGATGCTCTCGAACTGGCACGTCCTGCACGGACCGGCAGGCGCCATCGGCGACGAGGTGCTGCAGCCCGGCACCCACGACGACAACTCCGGCGATCCGCGCAACGTCGTCGGCCGCCTGCTCCGCTCGCACCTGGGTGCCGCCGGCGACGGCGCGCTCGCCTCCCTCGAGCACCGGGGCGCCGACCCCTCGATCCTCGCCCTGGAGGTGGTGCCCGAAGAGATCGCGGATCCCGAACTCGGCGACCGCGTGGTGAAGTCGGGGCGGACCACGGCGGTGAGCCATGGCGTTGTCTCCCGCGTGCACGTGATGGTGGCGCTGGACTACGGCGACGGAGCCGGCGAGCGCTCCATCGGCGGCTTCGAGATCGCGCCGGACCCGCGGCGCGAGGCCGAGCAGAACTCGCTGAGCGACGGGGGCGACTCCGGCGCGGCGTGGATGCTGAAGTCCGGCAACGGGCGCACCTCGACGGTGCTCGGCGGGATCCACTTCGCCGGCTCGGACACTCCCGACGGCCGTGAGCGGGCGCTGGCGAACTACGCCTCCTCCCTGCGGGACAAGCTCGGGTTCTCCCTCTCCCCCGCGACCGCCGCGGCCCGCGCCGCGCAGGAGGTAGCGGCGCGAGGCTGCGACCCGGACTTCCTCCTCCATCCCGTCGTCCCGCCGGAGCTGTCGCAGGCGCACCGGGAGGACGCCGCCCGGCTCGACGGGGAGGTGCTGATCCCCTACACCCACTTCTCCCTCGTGCAGTCGGCCTCGCGCCGCTTCGCCCGGTTCGTGGCCTGGAACATCGACGGCGGGCGCCTGCGCCGGATCGACCGCGCCGGGCAGCGGTTCCGGCTGGACCCGCGCCTGCCCGAGGAGGTGCAGGTCGGGGAGGACCTGTACCGCGGCAACGACCTCGACCGCGGACACATCGCCCGCCGCGCGGATCTCACCTGGGGCACCGATGCGGAGGCACGGCGCGCCAACGAGGACTCCTTCCTCTTCCCCAACATCGCTGCGCAGATGGCCCGCTACAACCAGTCCGGCCGCGGCGGGGTGTGGGGGCAGGTCGAGAACTCCCTGTTCGAGCAGGTCGAGGTGCAGCAGCTGCGCGCGAGCGTGGTGGGCGGGCCGATCCTGGCGGAGCACGACCGCGAGTACCGCGGCGTGCAGATCCCCGGGGCGTTCTTCAAGGTCGTCTACTACGTCGTCGGCGAGGAGCTGCGGGCCCAGGCCCTGCTGCTCGCCCAGGACCTCACGGGGCTCGAGCGGCTGGACCTCTCCTCGTTCTCGACCTATATCGTGGATCTGGCGGACCTCGAGGAGCGCACCGGTCTCGCCTTCGCCCCCGCGGCCGACGGGCGCTCCGACAGCGGGGCCGCCCGGACGCAGGCCGCCGGCCCGGTCCTCCTGGAGAGCGCCGACGACATCCCGTGGTGA
- a CDS encoding TerC family protein encodes MTVSPLIWAVTIIVVIGLLAFDYIFHVRKAHVPTLREAAVWSAIYVGIALLFGVLVLIFGGVDMGTEYFAGYVTEKALSVDNLFVFLIIISSFAVPREDQQKVLLFGITFAIIARSGMIAIGAAAIDAFSWVFYLFGAILLFTALKMIVEEIKGEDEEEQKDGIFVRLVKKVLPATDEYDGDKFFTIENGKRVLTPMLLVMIAIGATDIIFALDSIPAIFGLTQNTYIVFTATVFSLLGLRQLYFLIDGLLDRLVYLSWGLSIILAFIGVKLVVHALHENELPFINGGEAVHAIPEITTGFSLTVILGVLVVTIVASLLSPKGRAQAAVNNAHREAQAYIEMTYASFEQKRDAMYEQMLAHEKIVDSLPAKYEDMVVAEKNVRELLADAHRIHDLRTSHNERGERSDEQPDGLIVTREDGTVATDPSGNVVTVAEERELREKKEAKRRERERHREEYEAAKQS; translated from the coding sequence ATGACCGTCTCCCCCTTGATCTGGGCCGTCACCATCATCGTGGTGATCGGGCTCCTCGCCTTCGACTACATCTTCCACGTGCGCAAGGCCCACGTCCCCACGCTGCGCGAAGCGGCCGTCTGGTCCGCGATCTACGTGGGCATCGCCCTGCTGTTCGGCGTGCTCGTGCTGATCTTCGGCGGCGTGGACATGGGCACCGAGTACTTCGCCGGGTACGTCACCGAGAAGGCGCTCTCGGTCGACAACCTCTTCGTCTTCCTCATCATCATCTCGAGCTTCGCGGTGCCCCGTGAGGACCAGCAGAAGGTGCTGTTGTTCGGCATCACCTTCGCGATCATCGCCCGCTCGGGCATGATCGCCATCGGCGCCGCCGCGATCGACGCCTTCTCGTGGGTCTTCTACCTCTTCGGCGCGATCCTCCTGTTCACCGCGCTCAAGATGATCGTCGAGGAGATCAAGGGCGAGGACGAGGAGGAGCAGAAGGACGGCATCTTCGTCCGCCTGGTGAAGAAGGTCCTGCCCGCCACCGACGAGTACGACGGCGACAAGTTCTTCACCATCGAGAACGGCAAGCGCGTCCTCACCCCGATGCTGCTGGTCATGATCGCCATCGGCGCGACCGACATCATCTTCGCCCTGGACTCGATCCCCGCGATCTTCGGCCTCACCCAGAACACCTACATCGTCTTCACTGCGACCGTGTTCTCGCTGCTGGGCCTGCGCCAGCTGTACTTCCTCATCGACGGCCTGCTGGACCGCCTCGTGTACCTCTCCTGGGGCCTGTCGATCATCCTCGCCTTCATCGGCGTGAAGCTCGTCGTCCACGCCCTGCACGAGAACGAGCTGCCCTTCATCAACGGCGGCGAGGCGGTCCACGCGATCCCCGAGATCACCACCGGCTTCTCCCTGACCGTCATCCTCGGCGTCCTCGTCGTCACCATCGTCGCCTCGCTGCTCTCCCCCAAGGGCCGGGCCCAGGCGGCCGTGAACAACGCCCATCGCGAGGCGCAGGCGTACATCGAGATGACCTACGCGTCCTTCGAGCAGAAGCGCGACGCGATGTACGAGCAGATGCTCGCCCACGAGAAGATCGTGGACAGCCTGCCCGCGAAGTACGAGGACATGGTCGTCGCGGAGAAGAACGTGCGAGAGCTCCTCGCCGACGCCCATCGCATCCACGACCTGCGCACCTCCCACAACGAGCGCGGCGAGCGCTCCGACGAGCAGCCGGACGGCCTGATCGTCACCCGTGAGGACGGGACCGTCGCCACCGACCCCAGCGGCAACGTCGTCACCGTCGCCGAGGAGCGGGAGCTGCGCGAGAAGAAGGAGGCCAAGCGCCGCGAGCGCGAGCGCCATCGCGAGGAGTACGAGGCCGCGAAGCAGTCCTGA
- a CDS encoding lysoplasmalogenase, which produces MRGSIRKESDGTSGADGAAVSTSRPSLALFALLGTVPALVHLAAQALRAQGTADLTQVLLMPALAAVLWTATRAPRPRLVRLALLALSLSWAGDTLPRFVDGQAQFLAMLGSFLLAQLVYALAFLPRWRRSVLTRPPRMLPYVAAVVVIVGLCAPAASALLPAVIVYALAICAMAVLATGLGRLGAVGGAVFVVSDALIALNTFEVLALPAHSVWVMATYIAAQVLLVLAVIRDAERPAAPR; this is translated from the coding sequence ATGCGAGGGAGCATCCGCAAGGAGTCGGACGGCACCAGCGGCGCAGACGGTGCCGCGGTCAGCACCTCGCGCCCGTCCCTCGCCCTGTTCGCCCTGCTCGGCACGGTGCCCGCGCTCGTGCACCTCGCCGCCCAGGCACTGCGCGCCCAGGGCACCGCGGACCTCACCCAGGTGCTGCTCATGCCGGCGCTCGCCGCGGTGCTGTGGACAGCGACCCGCGCCCCGCGCCCGCGCCTGGTGCGCCTGGCCCTGCTCGCCCTCTCCCTGTCCTGGGCGGGGGACACCCTGCCGCGCTTCGTCGATGGCCAGGCCCAGTTCCTCGCCATGCTCGGCAGCTTCCTGCTCGCGCAGCTGGTCTACGCCCTCGCCTTCCTCCCGCGGTGGCGCCGCTCCGTGCTGACCCGCCCGCCGCGGATGCTGCCCTATGTCGCAGCGGTGGTGGTGATCGTGGGTCTGTGCGCCCCGGCGGCCAGCGCGCTGCTGCCGGCGGTGATCGTGTACGCCCTGGCGATCTGTGCGATGGCAGTGCTGGCGACGGGCCTCGGTCGCCTCGGAGCGGTCGGGGGTGCGGTGTTCGTCGTCTCCGACGCGCTCATCGCCCTGAACACCTTCGAGGTGCTGGCCCTTCCCGCCCACAGCGTGTGGGTGATGGCCACCTACATCGCGGCGCAGGTGCTGCTGGTGCTCGCCGTGATCCGGGACGCGGAGCGGCCCGCCGCTCCCCGGTGA